Proteins from one uncultured Cohaesibacter sp. genomic window:
- a CDS encoding LacI family DNA-binding transcriptional regulator has product MARTPKIRNMEQFAEASGLSRPTVSKFFNDPSSVRPSTRKKIEEALERFDYRPNIYAINQNRRLTKTIGIVVPYLSDPFFGEMVRNLEQKCVAAGYSPSLFSSNGSAEHEGKIFDALRSMKPSGVLLAPLGRLSNQDAVAAFCRDVPTVLFDSNISDVGMAFVGSDNAQFTTLMVEYLYRSGEPPALLEMKTPPNPNSRKRRQGYINSMKAHGLEPEIVQIEGEGWALEDIGYEGGLRTLGSGAFKSRTVLCSNDRLAIGFLAACHEKGLKVGLAPDADIRVAGQDDHPFSRFTYPQLTTIAQDYDAISSRSVEVLLESVKSDTPPEIRPDTFFEGKLIMRKSA; this is encoded by the coding sequence ATGGCCCGCACACCAAAAATCCGCAATATGGAACAGTTCGCCGAGGCGAGTGGCTTGTCGCGTCCGACTGTTTCCAAATTCTTCAATGACCCGAGTAGTGTCAGACCCTCGACACGCAAAAAGATAGAGGAGGCGCTAGAACGGTTTGACTATCGCCCCAACATCTACGCCATCAATCAGAACCGGCGATTGACGAAAACCATTGGCATCGTCGTTCCCTATCTATCGGATCCCTTTTTCGGGGAAATGGTTCGCAATCTTGAGCAGAAATGCGTTGCCGCAGGCTACTCGCCATCACTTTTTAGCTCAAATGGGTCTGCTGAGCATGAGGGCAAGATATTTGATGCCCTTCGTTCAATGAAGCCATCTGGAGTGTTGTTGGCACCTCTAGGCCGTCTATCAAACCAAGACGCTGTTGCTGCCTTTTGTCGCGATGTGCCTACCGTACTGTTTGATAGCAATATCAGTGATGTAGGGATGGCATTCGTTGGGTCCGACAATGCCCAGTTTACGACCTTGATGGTTGAATATCTCTATCGCAGTGGCGAGCCTCCGGCATTGTTGGAAATGAAAACACCCCCGAACCCCAACTCTCGCAAACGCAGGCAAGGCTATATCAATTCCATGAAAGCTCATGGGCTTGAGCCCGAAATTGTCCAGATTGAAGGAGAGGGATGGGCGCTTGAAGATATAGGATATGAGGGCGGACTGCGCACTCTCGGCTCGGGGGCTTTCAAATCCCGGACGGTATTGTGCAGCAATGATCGTCTGGCTATCGGGTTTCTTGCTGCCTGTCATGAAAAGGGACTGAAGGTCGGCTTGGCCCCGGATGCGGATATCCGTGTAGCAGGGCAGGACGATCACCCCTTTTCCCGTTTTACTTATCCACAACTCACAACAATAGCCCAAGACTATGATGCAATTTCTAGTCGTTCCGTTGAAGTCCTTCTGGAATCTGTCAAAAGTGATACGCCGCCTGAAATCAGACCCGATACTTTCTTCGAAGGTAAATTGATTATGCGCAAGTCAGCCTAA
- a CDS encoding sugar ABC transporter substrate-binding protein, producing the protein MFSKRLLGLSTAMTLVVTAAIAADEDKSLTIAIVNNGHMINMQKVAEAYTEKTGVALNWVSLEEGVLREQVTSDTATGGGQYDVINIGMQEAPIWGEAGWIEPLNFGDDYDIDDMLPAIRNGLSYNGQLYAAPFYGESSMVMYRKDLTDAAGVTITDNDSWDNIMAAAKAIHDPDAGVYGVCLRGKPGWGDNMAFITAMVNSFGGAWFDKDFKPTIDTEAWHKAINFYVDLLGTYGPPGSEGNSFNEILALYNEGKCGMWIDATIAASFLEVDGVAYAQSPNAGNPVGANWLWAWAMAVPTGTDKAEEAKAFIEWATSKNYIQAVANHPDFGWGSVPTGTRKSTYTNPEFQAAANFASAELAAIESAAPEATDLKPYVGVQFAAIPEFPEVGSAVAQEMAAALSGAKTVNEALEASQDAAESIMKEAGYFE; encoded by the coding sequence ATGTTTAGCAAAAGACTTTTGGGCCTATCGACGGCCATGACACTCGTCGTAACCGCAGCCATCGCCGCGGACGAGGATAAATCATTGACGATTGCGATCGTGAATAACGGTCACATGATCAATATGCAGAAAGTGGCTGAGGCCTACACCGAGAAAACCGGGGTAGCATTGAATTGGGTCTCACTCGAAGAAGGGGTCTTGCGTGAGCAGGTAACCTCGGACACGGCGACCGGTGGTGGCCAGTATGATGTCATCAATATCGGCATGCAGGAAGCACCGATTTGGGGGGAAGCCGGTTGGATCGAACCGCTGAATTTCGGTGACGATTACGATATCGATGATATGCTTCCGGCCATTCGCAACGGCCTGTCTTACAATGGTCAGCTATATGCCGCTCCATTTTACGGCGAGTCCTCGATGGTCATGTATCGCAAGGACCTGACGGATGCCGCAGGCGTAACGATCACCGACAATGATAGCTGGGACAACATAATGGCCGCCGCCAAGGCTATCCATGATCCCGATGCCGGAGTGTATGGTGTCTGCTTGCGCGGTAAACCGGGGTGGGGCGACAATATGGCCTTCATTACGGCCATGGTGAACTCGTTCGGCGGCGCATGGTTCGACAAGGACTTCAAGCCAACGATCGACACCGAAGCGTGGCACAAAGCGATCAATTTCTATGTTGATTTGCTTGGAACCTACGGCCCTCCAGGCTCGGAAGGCAATTCCTTCAATGAAATCCTTGCTCTTTACAATGAAGGCAAGTGTGGCATGTGGATCGATGCGACGATTGCTGCCTCTTTCCTTGAAGTAGACGGGGTTGCCTACGCGCAGTCACCGAATGCAGGCAACCCTGTTGGAGCCAACTGGCTCTGGGCATGGGCAATGGCTGTTCCTACCGGTACTGATAAGGCAGAGGAAGCCAAAGCCTTTATCGAGTGGGCAACATCCAAGAACTATATTCAGGCTGTTGCCAACCATCCAGATTTTGGCTGGGGATCTGTGCCTACCGGTACGCGCAAGTCAACCTACACAAATCCTGAATTTCAGGCGGCAGCAAACTTTGCTTCAGCTGAACTTGCCGCGATTGAATCCGCTGCACCTGAAGCAACGGATCTGAAGCCATATGTCGGTGTGCAGTTTGCCGCAATACCTGAATTTCCCGAGGTCGGCTCCGCTGTCGCCCAAGAAATGGCCGCCGCTCTCTCTGGTGCGAAAACCGTCAATGAGGCTTTGGAAGCCTCTCAAGATGCGGCGGAATCCATCATGAAAGAAGCCGGATACTTCGAGTAA
- a CDS encoding sugar ABC transporter permease: protein MSKRKLARFLQAPAVLLLLVWMLVPLSMTLYFSFIRYVLNNLRRPEWTTPSLSNWRGLGNYEFVLDAKDFWFAVQNSLLIVGSILFLTVTLGVVIAILINRAFPGRGIVRVLLISPFFVMPAVNAVLWINMILDPVLGLQGIAIGGINDLITSLKDAPLVGWFFSLWPTLEPISFRATQTSAYAVIIMVTWQWTPFAVLIFMTSLQSEDQQQKEAAVLDGAGAWSQFRFLTLPHLGRPIAIVVMIQAIFHLSLYAEIEIVSRGNGNKNLPYLIGEFANNNIGAASATGIFAVILANIVAIFLLRMIGKTLMD from the coding sequence ATGTCCAAAAGAAAGCTTGCGAGGTTTCTTCAGGCACCGGCAGTTTTGCTGTTGTTGGTCTGGATGCTGGTGCCTTTGAGCATGACGCTTTACTTCTCGTTCATTCGGTACGTTCTCAATAATTTGCGGCGTCCGGAGTGGACAACCCCTTCGCTAAGTAACTGGCGCGGGTTGGGCAATTATGAGTTCGTGCTTGATGCAAAAGACTTCTGGTTTGCCGTGCAGAACAGCTTGCTCATTGTTGGCAGTATTCTGTTTCTAACCGTTACGCTCGGCGTTGTAATTGCCATTCTGATCAATCGGGCCTTCCCTGGACGGGGGATTGTAAGGGTTTTGCTAATCTCCCCCTTCTTTGTGATGCCTGCCGTCAACGCGGTTCTCTGGATCAACATGATTCTGGACCCGGTGCTGGGGCTACAAGGGATTGCCATCGGCGGAATCAACGACCTGATCACTTCGCTCAAGGATGCGCCGCTTGTTGGTTGGTTCTTTTCGCTTTGGCCAACATTGGAGCCGATTTCCTTCAGAGCCACGCAAACCTCAGCCTATGCGGTGATCATCATGGTCACATGGCAATGGACGCCCTTTGCGGTTTTGATTTTCATGACGTCTTTGCAGTCTGAAGATCAGCAGCAGAAAGAGGCTGCAGTGCTGGATGGCGCTGGCGCATGGTCGCAATTCCGTTTTCTGACCTTGCCGCATCTTGGGCGTCCGATTGCGATTGTCGTGATGATACAGGCAATTTTTCATCTCTCGCTCTATGCAGAAATCGAGATCGTCAGCCGCGGGAACGGAAACAAGAATCTTCCCTATCTGATCGGCGAGTTCGCTAACAACAATATCGGCGCAGCCAGCGCGACAGGAATTTTTGCCGTCATTCTAGCAAATATCGTGGCGATTTTTCTGTTGCGCATGATTGGCAAGACATTGATGGATTAA
- a CDS encoding carbohydrate ABC transporter permease: MAIVAETNKFFKTSRTVLAWFVGLLFFFPIFWMILTSFKTDAVAVKPEFLFFFTPTLDNYINMTENYDYWRFAANSVITSVFATVFTLVVGIPAAYAMAFNPSRRTKDVLMWMLSTKMLPAAAVLYPMTFLTKNFLGIFDTHFLLILVLSLINLPIVVWMLFTYFKEIPREIIEAGKMDGVSTWGEVREILIPLAWGGIASTALLCFIFCWNEAYWTVRLTTTEAATLSKLIEGNRAPEGLFFGRLSAVSAAAVGPIIVLGWFCQKQLVQGLTFGAVK, encoded by the coding sequence ATGGCTATCGTTGCTGAAACGAACAAATTCTTTAAGACAAGTCGTACTGTTCTGGCCTGGTTTGTCGGCCTGCTATTTTTCTTTCCCATCTTTTGGATGATCCTGACAAGCTTCAAGACGGATGCCGTTGCCGTTAAGCCGGAGTTTCTTTTCTTCTTTACGCCAACGCTCGATAACTACATCAACATGACCGAGAATTACGACTATTGGCGTTTTGCGGCCAATTCGGTCATCACATCGGTTTTTGCAACAGTTTTTACACTGGTTGTCGGCATCCCTGCGGCCTATGCAATGGCCTTCAATCCAAGCCGGCGCACCAAGGACGTGCTGATGTGGATGCTATCCACCAAGATGTTGCCTGCTGCTGCCGTTCTCTATCCGATGACTTTTCTTACCAAGAACTTTCTTGGCATCTTCGATACGCACTTCTTGCTGATACTGGTGCTCAGCCTCATCAATCTGCCGATCGTTGTCTGGATGTTGTTTACCTATTTCAAGGAAATCCCTAGAGAGATCATTGAAGCGGGCAAGATGGACGGAGTGAGCACATGGGGTGAGGTGAGGGAGATCCTCATTCCGCTGGCATGGGGTGGTATCGCCTCTACCGCGCTGCTCTGCTTCATCTTTTGCTGGAATGAGGCCTACTGGACCGTCCGGCTAACCACAACGGAAGCTGCCACCCTTTCCAAACTAATCGAAGGCAACCGCGCACCTGAGGGGCTTTTCTTTGGGCGTCTGTCGGCAGTGTCTGCCGCGGCAGTCGGTCCGATCATCGTGCTGGGATGGTTCTGCCAAAAACAGCTGGTCCAGGGTTTGACCTTCGGTGCCGTGAAGTAG
- a CDS encoding ABC transporter ATP-binding protein, with protein sequence MGRIVLENVTKKFGELEVIPPLNLTIEDGEFAVFVGPSGCGKSTLLRLIAGLEEVTSGRILIDGEDVTTVPPSKRGLAMVFQTYALYPHMSVRKNIAFPLRMAGMSEADQNTRIEAAATALNLTDYLDRKPGQLSGGQRQRVAIGRAIVRDPTAFLFDEPLSNLDAALRVGMRLEISEMHKKLKTTMIYVTHDQVEAMTMADKIVVLQSGKVEQVGSPLDLYREPRNAFVAGFIGSPKMNFIDGAKAETLGAHKIGVRPEHVQICAKGEGDVWQGKVGVAEHLGSDTFIHVHGIDGCDPMTVRAGGEVKINHGDTVYLSAEMEQIHKFDSEGHRVS encoded by the coding sequence ATGGGACGTATAGTCTTGGAGAATGTTACCAAAAAATTTGGTGAGCTGGAGGTGATCCCACCCTTAAACCTGACCATCGAGGATGGTGAGTTCGCGGTATTTGTCGGGCCATCGGGATGCGGAAAATCAACTCTCTTGCGCCTGATTGCAGGCTTGGAGGAGGTGACCTCTGGCCGCATTCTGATCGACGGGGAAGACGTTACCACTGTCCCACCTTCAAAACGCGGGTTGGCCATGGTCTTCCAGACCTATGCTTTGTACCCGCATATGTCGGTGCGCAAGAACATTGCTTTTCCCTTACGCATGGCCGGAATGAGCGAGGCCGATCAAAATACGCGAATTGAAGCGGCGGCGACGGCTCTCAACCTTACCGACTATCTCGACCGTAAACCGGGCCAGCTTTCAGGCGGGCAACGGCAGCGTGTAGCGATCGGCAGGGCCATTGTGCGAGATCCTACTGCCTTTCTGTTTGATGAGCCCTTATCGAACCTTGATGCAGCCTTGCGGGTGGGGATGCGCCTCGAGATCAGTGAAATGCATAAGAAGCTCAAAACAACCATGATTTACGTAACCCACGATCAGGTTGAGGCCATGACCATGGCGGACAAGATCGTTGTGCTGCAATCAGGCAAGGTTGAGCAGGTCGGCTCCCCACTCGATCTTTATCGGGAACCTCGCAACGCATTTGTGGCCGGATTCATCGGGTCTCCCAAGATGAATTTCATCGATGGAGCAAAAGCCGAAACCTTGGGCGCTCATAAAATAGGAGTTCGCCCCGAGCATGTTCAGATTTGCGCCAAAGGCGAGGGCGATGTCTGGCAAGGCAAGGTGGGCGTCGCTGAGCATCTTGGATCAGATACCTTTATCCATGTACATGGGATCGACGGGTGCGACCCCATGACCGTTCGGGCCGGCGGAGAAGTAAAGATCAACCATGGGGATACCGTTTATCTCTCTGCTGAAATGGAGCAGATCCATAAATTTGACAGCGAGGGGCATCGGGTCTCATGA
- a CDS encoding L-iditol 2-dehydrogenase yields MSRLEGKKALITGAARGIGLAFAKAYASEGAEVVIADIDIARARRSAQTIGTKAHAAEMDVASQKSIESAVGNAVKLMGQIDILINNAAIFTAAPITEIKREDFQKVFDINVAGTLFAMQAVARHMVAQGIKGKIINMASQAGRRGEPLVSVYCASKAAVISLTQSAGLNLIQHGINVNAISPGVVDGEHWDGVDSFFAELEHKAPGQKKKEVDAAVPYGRMGRADDLLGMAIFLASDEANYILGQTYNVDGGQWLS; encoded by the coding sequence ATGAGCCGTCTTGAAGGAAAAAAGGCGCTGATCACCGGTGCTGCGCGCGGTATCGGGCTCGCCTTTGCCAAGGCCTATGCAAGCGAAGGGGCAGAGGTGGTCATTGCCGATATTGATATCGCTCGGGCCAGACGTAGCGCGCAAACCATTGGTACGAAGGCACATGCCGCTGAAATGGATGTGGCCAGTCAGAAAAGCATCGAAAGCGCCGTCGGAAACGCGGTTAAGCTTATGGGACAGATCGACATCCTGATCAACAATGCAGCGATTTTTACTGCAGCACCTATTACGGAGATCAAACGAGAGGACTTTCAAAAGGTCTTTGATATCAATGTCGCTGGAACGCTCTTTGCGATGCAAGCCGTCGCTCGCCACATGGTCGCGCAGGGCATCAAGGGCAAAATCATCAACATGGCCAGCCAGGCAGGGCGACGCGGCGAACCTCTGGTGTCCGTCTATTGCGCATCCAAGGCAGCAGTGATTTCGCTCACCCAATCTGCCGGGCTTAATCTCATCCAACACGGTATCAACGTGAATGCCATTTCACCCGGCGTGGTCGACGGAGAGCATTGGGATGGTGTCGACAGTTTCTTTGCCGAACTTGAGCACAAGGCTCCCGGCCAGAAGAAAAAAGAGGTCGATGCCGCTGTTCCCTATGGGCGCATGGGGCGTGCGGATGATCTGCTCGGAATGGCCATCTTCCTCGCAAGTGACGAAGCAAATTACATTCTCGGACAAACCTATAATGTGGATGGTGGACAATGGTTGAGCTGA
- a CDS encoding mannitol dehydrogenase family protein gives MVELIPLRNETLGDIPSGVKTPTYDRSTLSAGIVHIGLGNFHRAHQAWYLHRLMEMGLAKDWAIVGAGVREHDREQRARMVTQNFLTTLIRLDPKEKSAEITGSMIDYVSVEDGNRPLIERMSQSDIRIVALTVTEGGYYRDPATGLFDATHPDMVHDAANPDRPITAFGAMIAALKLRRNAGTGPFTGLCCDNLQGNGGILKRTLVSLARLSDDDLADWIEMHCSFPNSMVDCIVPATGAKELALVQSFGIDDAVPVTHESFRQWVIEDNFCKGRPDWDKAGATFSPAVHDYETMKLRILNGGHQMISMSGDLLGIETISGCMAHEHIRAFLQTTMKREVLPNVKPVPNMTPSSYLELIEGRFSNPEIVDTTRRVAFDGSSRQPGFIIPSIRDALSNGQPIDGLALMSALWMRYCLGTRENGSAIEPNDPNWATLNKVAEESVDDPENWLHQRQYYGDIAQHHSFRDAFVKWAICLAEEGVESTFQTFLHR, from the coding sequence ATGGTTGAGCTGATCCCGCTTAGAAATGAAACTCTTGGAGATATTCCTTCGGGCGTTAAAACACCGACCTACGATCGTTCGACCCTCTCTGCAGGAATAGTACATATCGGACTTGGCAATTTTCATCGCGCCCATCAGGCCTGGTACCTGCATCGTTTGATGGAGATGGGGCTCGCCAAGGACTGGGCGATTGTTGGTGCTGGCGTACGCGAGCATGACAGAGAGCAAAGGGCGCGCATGGTCACACAAAACTTCCTGACCACGCTCATCAGGTTGGACCCCAAGGAGAAGTCTGCCGAGATCACCGGCTCCATGATTGACTATGTGTCTGTCGAAGACGGAAATCGTCCGCTTATCGAACGCATGTCCCAATCCGATATCAGGATTGTTGCATTGACCGTGACAGAGGGGGGCTATTATCGCGATCCGGCGACAGGACTGTTTGACGCCACTCATCCTGATATGGTGCATGATGCTGCCAACCCAGATCGCCCAATTACCGCTTTTGGGGCCATGATTGCAGCACTTAAGCTGAGAAGAAACGCAGGCACCGGACCCTTTACCGGTTTGTGTTGTGACAATCTGCAAGGCAATGGAGGCATACTAAAGCGTACCCTTGTCTCGCTTGCCAGGTTGTCTGACGATGATCTCGCCGACTGGATCGAGATGCATTGTTCTTTCCCGAATTCGATGGTTGATTGCATCGTTCCAGCCACAGGGGCCAAAGAGTTGGCGTTGGTTCAATCCTTCGGCATCGATGATGCGGTGCCGGTAACCCATGAAAGCTTCAGGCAGTGGGTTATCGAAGATAACTTTTGCAAAGGCCGCCCAGATTGGGACAAGGCCGGGGCCACCTTTTCCCCGGCAGTTCATGATTATGAGACCATGAAATTGCGCATCCTAAATGGAGGCCACCAGATGATCTCCATGTCGGGGGATCTGCTGGGTATTGAAACCATATCGGGATGTATGGCGCATGAACATATTCGCGCATTCTTGCAGACTACGATGAAGCGTGAGGTACTGCCCAATGTGAAGCCTGTGCCTAACATGACGCCATCTTCTTATCTCGAGCTTATTGAAGGGCGTTTTTCAAATCCTGAAATTGTCGATACGACGCGACGCGTTGCCTTCGACGGCTCCAGTCGCCAGCCCGGCTTTATCATTCCATCCATTCGGGATGCTCTATCAAATGGCCAACCAATAGACGGGTTGGCTCTGATGAGCGCTTTGTGGATGCGCTATTGTCTTGGCACGCGAGAAAACGGCTCAGCGATTGAACCAAACGACCCTAACTGGGCAACACTGAACAAGGTGGCAGAAGAATCAGTTGATGACCCTGAAAACTGGTTACACCAACGTCAATATTACGGGGACATCGCCCAGCACCATTCTTTCCGGGATGCTTTTGTCAAATGGGCAATATGTCTCGCTGAAGAGGGAGTAGAAAGCACCTTTCAGACTTTTTTGCATCGATAG
- the eda gene encoding bifunctional 4-hydroxy-2-oxoglutarate aldolase/2-dehydro-3-deoxy-phosphogluconate aldolase, which produces MDEQTLISKLKTGPVVPVINPVSVKACLDATDALVAGGAIAIEITLRSDIAPKALEACRKAHPDIVIGAGSVMDVERYDQAESLGADFTIAPGRCFDVEERAKGRSIVHVPGIVTPSEIIQARLDGFHLLKFYPSEAMGGAKTLKDYGHIFPDIMVMPSGGISFENLPGYAAIPIVLSVGGSWMYAQNGRYREASDMTETMRQSLDAMLQA; this is translated from the coding sequence ATGGATGAGCAAACCCTGATTTCCAAACTGAAGACCGGTCCTGTCGTCCCCGTCATCAACCCAGTATCCGTGAAGGCTTGTCTTGACGCGACCGATGCGCTCGTTGCTGGTGGTGCTATCGCCATTGAGATCACCCTGCGCTCAGACATAGCCCCCAAAGCCCTAGAAGCATGCCGCAAGGCTCATCCGGATATTGTCATCGGGGCTGGTAGCGTGATGGATGTCGAGCGCTATGATCAGGCGGAATCCCTAGGAGCTGACTTTACGATTGCCCCGGGGCGGTGCTTTGATGTCGAGGAACGGGCAAAGGGGCGATCTATTGTCCATGTGCCCGGCATCGTAACGCCCTCCGAAATCATTCAAGCGCGACTTGATGGGTTCCACCTTCTCAAATTCTATCCGTCCGAGGCCATGGGGGGCGCAAAAACCCTCAAGGATTATGGACACATTTTTCCGGATATCATGGTCATGCCTTCTGGTGGCATTAGCTTTGAAAACCTTCCGGGCTATGCAGCTATACCAATTGTTCTGTCTGTTGGGGGCTCATGGATGTATGCCCAAAATGGTCGCTATCGTGAGGCATCAGACATGACAGAGACAATGAGACAATCTCTTGATGCCATGCTCCAAGCATAA
- a CDS encoding PfkB family carbohydrate kinase translates to MTSAPHKPILFVGALTEDSIFRVSGFSRGSGKFIAEKATRNAAGMASSAATAAARLGGKTVLWASVGDDASGKELIRDLQAEGVDCSFVRTVSGGKSARAIIIVDETGERWIVVDYDPVTQSPPECLPTGDFSQFEAVMCDVRWPGAAAIALDAAREAGAMAILDADVAPREVLLDLAKRATHLIASEPGASLLCDRDLSPENAVTALNERYGVVVCVTAGGDGTYWCPAQGGRVQHVAGPKVKVVDTLAAGDIFHGAIAQALCEGQPMEDAIRFASSAAALKCTVFGGRLGAPGREETIKLMEETYHG, encoded by the coding sequence ATGACGTCAGCACCACATAAACCTATTCTCTTCGTTGGAGCTCTCACTGAAGACAGTATTTTTCGTGTGAGTGGATTTTCCCGCGGGTCAGGAAAGTTTATCGCCGAGAAGGCTACCCGCAACGCTGCAGGCATGGCTTCAAGCGCAGCAACGGCTGCCGCCCGTCTTGGCGGCAAAACCGTACTCTGGGCCAGTGTTGGCGATGACGCCTCGGGGAAGGAACTGATTAGGGATTTGCAGGCAGAAGGCGTTGATTGCAGTTTTGTTCGCACGGTGTCAGGGGGCAAAAGCGCTAGGGCGATTATTATCGTCGATGAAACAGGAGAGCGTTGGATTGTCGTCGATTATGATCCGGTCACTCAATCTCCCCCGGAATGTTTGCCGACTGGCGACTTTTCTCAATTTGAGGCGGTGATGTGCGATGTACGCTGGCCGGGAGCCGCTGCGATTGCTTTAGACGCAGCCAGAGAAGCAGGAGCGATGGCCATTCTTGATGCAGACGTTGCCCCCCGAGAGGTGCTGTTGGATTTGGCAAAGCGAGCTACCCATTTGATCGCATCAGAGCCCGGTGCCTCCCTTCTATGTGACAGAGATCTTTCTCCTGAAAATGCTGTTACTGCTCTTAATGAGCGCTACGGCGTGGTTGTCTGTGTAACAGCTGGTGGCGATGGCACCTATTGGTGTCCAGCACAAGGAGGCCGCGTCCAACATGTTGCGGGCCCAAAGGTCAAGGTCGTTGATACATTGGCTGCCGGAGACATATTCCACGGAGCCATAGCGCAAGCCCTTTGCGAAGGCCAGCCAATGGAAGACGCCATCCGTTTTGCCAGTTCTGCTGCGGCACTCAAATGCACCGTGTTCGGAGGACGCCTTGGTGCGCCCGGACGCGAAGAAACCATCAAGCTCATGGAGGAAACCTATCATGGATGA